Proteins encoded by one window of Bacteroidota bacterium:
- a CDS encoding NADH-quinone oxidoreductase subunit D, with product MAENKTINTVINGVVQTDEELKQFNYLNLGPTHPATHGIFQNVLKMDGEIIVDAQPTIGYIHRAFEKLAEHRPYYQVTPITDRLNYCSSPINNIGWYLTVEKLLKVEMPKRVDYMRVVIMELARIADHIVCNSVIAVDTGALTGFLYVFQWREKIYEIYEQICGARLTTNIGRIGGFERDFTDDVNRRINEFIEEFPAALKEFEKMVLRNRIFMDRTINVGSISAEKALDYGFTGPNLRAAGVDYDVRVMSPYCSYNDFDFVIPVGTQGDTYDRFCVRQEEMWQSLSIIKQAMQKMPKGNYFADVPEFYLPPKDAVYNTMEGLIWHFKIVMGEVDVPKGQVYHSVEGGNGELGFYLVSDGGRQPYRLHFRRPCFIYYQAYTEMIKGAMLSDAIITLSSLNVIAGELDA from the coding sequence TTGGCAGAAAATAAAACCATAAATACAGTAATAAACGGAGTGGTTCAAACGGACGAGGAATTAAAACAATTTAATTATCTCAATCTTGGTCCTACCCATCCCGCAACACATGGAATATTCCAGAATGTATTAAAAATGGATGGCGAAATTATTGTTGATGCTCAGCCAACAATAGGATATATTCACCGCGCTTTTGAAAAATTGGCGGAACACCGACCATATTATCAGGTAACACCAATTACCGACAGATTAAATTATTGTTCTTCCCCGATTAATAATATCGGATGGTATCTCACCGTGGAAAAATTATTAAAGGTGGAAATGCCAAAACGCGTTGATTATATGCGTGTTGTTATTATGGAACTTGCGCGTATTGCCGATCATATTGTTTGTAATTCTGTTATTGCAGTTGATACCGGAGCACTTACAGGATTTTTATATGTATTTCAATGGAGAGAAAAAATATATGAAATATATGAACAGATCTGCGGCGCACGATTAACTACAAATATTGGAAGAATTGGCGGATTTGAACGCGATTTTACCGATGATGTGAACAGAAGAATAAATGAATTTATAGAAGAATTTCCGGCTGCATTAAAAGAGTTTGAAAAAATGGTATTGCGCAATCGCATTTTCATGGACAGAACAATTAATGTTGGAAGTATCAGTGCAGAAAAAGCGTTGGACTATGGATTTACAGGTCCAAATTTACGTGCTGCCGGTGTTGATTATGATGTGCGTGTAATGTCTCCTTATTGCAGTTATAACGATTTTGATTTTGTGATCCCTGTTGGAACTCAGGGTGATACTTACGATAGATTTTGTGTGCGTCAGGAAGAAATGTGGCAGAGTTTGAGTATAATTAAACAAGCCATGCAAAAAATGCCGAAAGGAAATTATTTTGCTGATGTTCCCGAATTTTATTTGCCTCCGAAAGATGCGGTGTATAATACGATGGAAGGATTAATTTGGCATTTTAAAATTGTGATGGGAGAGGTAGATGTTCCTAAAGGTCAAGTGTATCATAGTGTAGAAGGTGGAAACGGTGAACTAGGATTTTATCTTGTAAGCGACGGTGGACGTCAGCCTTACCGTTTACATTTCCGCAGGCCATGTTTTATTTATTATCAGGCATATACCGAAATGATAAAAGGTGCAATGTTGAGTGATGCTATTATTACGCTGAGTAGTTTAAATGTGATAGCAGGTGAGCTCGATGCTTAA
- a CDS encoding DUF1415 domain-containing protein codes for MLTDELIIQQTQNWIKEVVIGCNFCPFAAKAMLKHNIRYTVLTSVNIQESLEQVAKEMLLLDDEPESETSFIIFANNFTSFSEYLLLVDKAEQLLSKTGYDGIYQLASFHPDYCFAGSDENDPANYTNRSIFPMLHLLREESITAALENFPSPEKIPQNNIYFAEQKGLLYMQMLRKGCIR; via the coding sequence ATTTTGACCGACGAATTGATCATTCAACAAACGCAAAACTGGATCAAAGAAGTTGTGATAGGATGCAATTTTTGTCCTTTTGCCGCTAAAGCGATGTTGAAACATAATATTCGATATACAGTACTTACATCCGTAAATATTCAGGAAAGTTTGGAACAAGTTGCAAAAGAAATGTTATTACTGGATGATGAACCGGAAAGCGAAACGAGTTTTATTATTTTCGCAAACAATTTCACAAGTTTTAGTGAATATTTATTGCTGGTAGATAAAGCCGAACAATTACTATCGAAAACAGGATACGACGGCATTTATCAATTGGCAAGTTTTCATCCCGATTATTGTTTTGCCGGATCAGATGAAAATGACCCTGCCAACTATACAAATCGTTCCATTTTCCCTATGTTGCATTTATTGCGGGAGGAAAGCATCACCGCTGCGTTGGAGAATTTTCCATCCCCCGAAAAAATTCCTCAGAACAATATTTATTTCGCTGAACAGAAGGGATTGTTGTATATGCAGATGTTGCGGAAAGGGTGTATACGATAA
- a CDS encoding NADH-quinone oxidoreductase subunit C: METQVDNGTVESLLREQFPEEIRSVEESYGTLDIVVKREKIIEILGWLRDSNLLQFNFLTSMCGVHFPHNKGEELSMVYHLHSFTNNIRIRLHIFFGEKDAIVPTATNLFKCANWMERETFDFYGIRFTGHPDLRRILNMDDMQYFPLLKQYPLEDGTRTDKDDKYFGR, translated from the coding sequence ATGGAAACTCAAGTTGATAACGGTACGGTTGAAAGTCTCTTAAGGGAACAATTTCCTGAGGAGATAAGAAGTGTGGAAGAATCGTACGGAACTTTAGATATTGTTGTAAAAAGGGAAAAAATAATTGAAATATTAGGTTGGCTGAGGGATAGTAATTTATTACAATTTAATTTTCTTACCAGTATGTGTGGAGTGCATTTTCCACATAACAAGGGAGAAGAATTGAGTATGGTTTATCACTTGCACAGCTTTACAAATAATATCAGAATACGTTTACATATATTTTTTGGGGAAAAAGATGCAATTGTTCCCACTGCAACAAATTTATTTAAATGCGCTAACTGGATGGAACGCGAAACTTTCGATTTTTACGGAATTCGTTTTACAGGGCATCCCGATTTGCGCAGAATATTAAATATGGATGATATGCAATATTTCCCATTATTAAAGCAATATCCATTAGAAGACGGAACAAGAACTGATAAGGATGATAAATATTTTGGAAGATAA
- the nuoE gene encoding NADH-quinone oxidoreductase subunit NuoE → MTDLQHPEFSITSMQEVSRILSHYPEDKQKSALLPILHIAQKEFGGWLSSETMDYVARLLHIQPIEVYEVATFYSMYNMQPVGKILIEVCQTGPCCLNGAEKMISYLEKKLRIKVGETTPDKMFTIKTVECLGACGYAPMFQIGETYYEHLTEEKIDTILERLKNEKNAETQN, encoded by the coding sequence ATGACCGATTTACAGCACCCTGAGTTCTCCATTACATCCATGCAGGAAGTTTCCCGCATTCTGAGTCATTATCCGGAGGATAAACAAAAATCCGCTTTGCTTCCAATTTTACATATTGCCCAAAAAGAATTTGGCGGATGGCTGAGCTCTGAAACGATGGATTACGTTGCGCGTTTATTGCATATTCAACCGATAGAAGTGTATGAAGTAGCAACTTTTTACAGCATGTATAATATGCAACCTGTTGGAAAGATCTTAATTGAAGTTTGCCAAACAGGACCATGTTGTTTGAATGGTGCAGAAAAAATGATTTCCTACCTGGAAAAGAAATTAAGGATCAAAGTTGGAGAAACAACTCCCGATAAAATGTTTACCATTAAAACAGTGGAATGTTTAGGTGCCTGCGGATATGCACCGATGTTTCAAATAGGCGAAACCTATTATGAACATTTAACAGAAGAAAAGATCGATACGATTTTAGAGCGTTTAAAAAATGAAAAAAACGCGGAGACGCAAAATTGA
- a CDS encoding NADH-quinone oxidoreductase subunit B → MLLTKTEAPESYTGEGFALTRLEKVVGLARANSIWPLPFATSCCGIEFMATMASTYDLGRFGAERLSFSPRQADLLMVMGTIAKKMGPVLKQVYIQMAEPKWVIAVGACASSGGIFDTYSVLQGIDKIIPVDVYVPGCPPPPEAILDGILKIQELIKHEGFRRRESQEYKMLLSGYGIE, encoded by the coding sequence ATTTTGCTCACAAAAACAGAAGCACCCGAAAGTTATACCGGTGAAGGATTTGCCCTCACAAGGCTCGAAAAAGTGGTGGGACTAGCACGCGCAAATTCAATTTGGCCTTTGCCTTTTGCTACCTCTTGTTGCGGAATTGAATTTATGGCAACCATGGCCTCCACCTACGATCTTGGAAGATTTGGAGCCGAACGTTTAAGTTTTTCACCCCGTCAGGCCGACCTTTTAATGGTAATGGGTACCATAGCAAAAAAAATGGGTCCGGTTTTAAAACAAGTTTATATCCAAATGGCGGAACCTAAATGGGTAATTGCTGTAGGAGCCTGCGCTTCCAGCGGCGGAATTTTCGACACTTATTCTGTTTTACAGGGAATAGATAAAATTATTCCGGTAGATGTTTACGTTCCGGGTTGTCCCCCACCACCCGAAGCAATTTTAGACGGAATTTTAAAAATTCAGGAATTAATTAAACACGAAGGATTCAGAAGAAGAGAATCGCAGGAATATAAAATGCTTTTAAGTGGTTATGGCATAGAATGA
- the ndhC gene encoding NADH-quinone oxidoreductase subunit A, translating into MDQLITDNQLLDYTAIFIQFIVAAGFVLTTIFASQRFGPKRNSGKKLESFECGIENIGNARLPFSVKYFLIAILFVLFDVEVIFFYPWAVNFRELGQLGFLKMLVFIAPLLLGYFYIIKKGALKWD; encoded by the coding sequence ATGGATCAACTGATAACGGACAATCAATTATTAGATTATACTGCAATATTTATTCAGTTCATAGTAGCAGCCGGGTTCGTGCTAACTACCATTTTTGCATCACAACGCTTTGGTCCAAAACGCAACTCCGGTAAAAAACTGGAAAGTTTTGAGTGTGGTATCGAAAACATTGGAAATGCGCGTTTGCCTTTTTCTGTAAAATATTTTTTAATTGCTATCCTATTCGTATTGTTTGATGTGGAAGTGATATTTTTTTACCCCTGGGCGGTTAATTTTAGAGAGTTAGGCCAATTGGGATTCCTTAAAATGTTAGTATTCATTGCACCTCTTCTTTTAGGATATTTTTATATCATTAAAAAAGGGGCACTAAAATGGGATTAA
- a CDS encoding anti-sigma factor translates to MNVKDYIESGSLELYASGALNEEERKEAEVMIAQYPEVKAELEAIEKALEDYAFAHAVNTPPAVLTNILTKIKAEAPVVNPGKVINMKPSQSSQNNWVRYLAYAASILLFISVATNVYYYNSFKKAEDQLAELEDANTFLTERVDVVKAQNLAMESEINVMKNPAAIAITMKGQVISPNSTSVVFWDKSSGNVYLSALNLPIPEAGKQYQLWALKDGKPIDAGVFDINGKLQKMNNIEGADAFAVTLEPAGGSVGPTMDQLYLVGVI, encoded by the coding sequence TTGAATGTTAAAGATTACATAGAATCAGGATCATTGGAACTTTATGCTTCCGGCGCCCTCAACGAAGAGGAGCGGAAAGAAGCAGAAGTAATGATAGCGCAGTATCCGGAGGTTAAGGCGGAACTCGAAGCCATTGAAAAGGCGCTTGAAGACTATGCTTTTGCCCATGCCGTAAATACTCCTCCGGCAGTTCTGACCAATATTCTGACCAAAATTAAAGCGGAAGCTCCTGTAGTAAATCCCGGGAAAGTGATAAACATGAAACCGTCACAATCCTCACAAAATAATTGGGTTCGATACCTCGCATATGCTGCTTCTATTCTTTTATTTATCAGCGTAGCTACAAACGTTTATTATTATAACAGCTTTAAAAAGGCTGAAGACCAATTGGCTGAGCTAGAGGATGCAAATACCTTCCTCACCGAACGTGTGGATGTAGTGAAGGCTCAAAATCTGGCAATGGAATCAGAGATCAATGTGATGAAAAACCCTGCAGCCATCGCAATTACCATGAAGGGGCAGGTAATCAGTCCAAACTCAACTTCCGTCGTTTTTTGGGATAAGTCATCAGGCAATGTTTACCTCAGCGCGTTAAATCTTCCTATTCCCGAAGCAGGGAAACAATATCAGCTTTGGGCTTTAAAAGACGGTAAACCTATTGATGCCGGAGTTTTTGATATCAATGGTAAACTTCAAAAAATGAACAATATCGAAGGTGCCGATGCCTTTGCTGTAACCCTGGAACCTGCAGGTGGAAGTGTAGGGCCTACCATGGACCAACTTTATCTGGTTGGAGTTATATAA
- a CDS encoding DUF885 domain-containing protein: MKCKFIFLYFSIIIINISCTPSGSKPRQDQNLLFDAFTERFMDAFMKQHPGYAIFEAYPLYNDTLIIPTEKSFNSEIIWLNNYLDSLDTYSFDQLNMQNKISYRVLENELKKQKWQIDTFKDYEWDPSQYNIGWDVYDLLTRTSLTLDARLKILSKYLVNAAEFYDATINVLHNPVKEHTLIGLQQNEGSIEIFEFMLNDSIQKSTLPSAEKEVLLKRSGESVAAIKKYISYLHSMLDDSSFVFRSYRIGEELFDQKFSYEVNSELSAKEIYNKAEAARLSYYEKMYSLTQKLWPKYFNNNLIPSDTLMAIKQMIDAVSLQHAKPEDLIDTLHQHIKNLKAFIVNKNLFDFDINAQVNVRVMPAFASGVTIASASFPPVFEKDGIAYYNISDISKLPKEETESILKEYNNYSLQILSIHEGIPGHCLQGIYNKKHSSEILISVFGNGAMIEGWANYCHRMMLENGWGNNSDEMWLMFYKSALRECSNVLIDYGIHCLQFSEEDVYDLLVHKAFQEEAQVKEKYNRAKVTQVQLYTYFTGVTEIESLLAEYKHQEGDNFQLKNFHEQFLSYGSAPVKFIREIMLNE; this comes from the coding sequence ATGAAATGCAAATTCATATTTCTTTATTTCTCCATAATCATTATAAATATTTCCTGTACCCCGTCAGGATCCAAGCCGCGTCAAGATCAGAATTTACTGTTTGATGCATTTACCGAAAGATTTATGGATGCATTTATGAAGCAGCATCCGGGGTATGCCATATTTGAGGCCTATCCTTTATATAACGATACATTAATAATTCCTACCGAAAAATCTTTTAATTCAGAAATAATCTGGCTGAACAATTATCTCGATTCACTTGATACCTATTCATTCGATCAACTGAATATGCAGAATAAGATTTCCTATCGAGTGCTGGAAAATGAATTAAAAAAACAGAAATGGCAAATCGATACTTTTAAAGATTACGAATGGGATCCGTCACAATATAATATTGGATGGGATGTTTATGATCTGCTGACAAGAACATCACTTACCTTAGATGCAAGATTAAAAATATTGTCAAAATACCTGGTAAATGCTGCGGAATTTTATGATGCAACCATTAATGTATTACATAATCCTGTAAAGGAGCATACTTTGATAGGATTGCAACAAAATGAAGGTAGTATTGAAATATTTGAATTCATGTTAAATGATTCCATTCAGAAAAGCACTTTGCCATCTGCGGAAAAAGAGGTGCTATTAAAAAGGTCGGGGGAATCGGTGGCAGCTATAAAAAAGTATATCAGTTATTTGCATTCAATGCTTGATGATAGCAGTTTTGTTTTTCGAAGTTATAGAATTGGAGAAGAATTATTTGATCAAAAATTTTCCTATGAGGTAAATTCTGAATTATCTGCAAAAGAAATTTATAATAAAGCTGAAGCGGCAAGATTAAGTTATTACGAAAAAATGTATTCCCTTACCCAAAAACTTTGGCCAAAATATTTTAACAATAATTTAATTCCTTCAGATACTTTAATGGCGATAAAACAAATGATAGATGCGGTATCTCTGCAACATGCAAAACCGGAAGATCTTATTGATACCTTGCATCAACATATTAAAAACCTTAAAGCTTTTATAGTTAATAAAAATTTATTTGATTTTGATATTAATGCACAAGTGAATGTACGGGTAATGCCTGCTTTTGCTTCCGGAGTAACCATTGCATCTGCAAGTTTTCCGCCTGTGTTTGAAAAAGATGGCATTGCGTATTATAATATTTCTGATATCTCAAAATTACCGAAGGAGGAAACCGAAAGTATATTAAAAGAATATAATAACTATTCTCTGCAGATACTTTCCATTCATGAAGGAATTCCGGGGCATTGTCTTCAGGGTATTTATAATAAAAAACATTCCTCTGAAATATTAATTTCTGTTTTTGGAAACGGAGCCATGATAGAAGGTTGGGCAAATTATTGTCACCGCATGATGCTCGAAAACGGATGGGGAAATAATTCGGATGAGATGTGGCTTATGTTCTATAAATCCGCTTTACGTGAATGTTCCAATGTGTTAATTGATTATGGTATTCACTGCCTTCAGTTTTCAGAAGAAGATGTATACGACCTGCTTGTGCATAAAGCCTTTCAGGAAGAAGCGCAGGTGAAGGAAAAATACAATAGAGCCAAAGTAACGCAGGTGCAACTTTATACCTATTTTACCGGTGTAACTGAGATAGAGTCGCTGCTTGCTGAATATAAACATCAGGAGGGCGATAATTTTCAGTTAAAAAATTTTCATGAGCAATTTCTAAGTTACGGAAGTGCTCCGGTAAAATTTATCAGGGAAATAATGTTGAATGAATAA
- the nuoF gene encoding NADH-quinone oxidoreductase subunit NuoF — MSRKLLLEHLDKPNINTIDGYIQHGGYRSLEKAIKKMTPDEVTEEVKKSGLRGRGGAGFATGLKWSFLDKSTDKPRYLLCNADESEPGTFKDRLLMEKIPHLLIEGMIVSSYALGCRTSYIYIRGEYMFILRILEKAIAEAYAKGFLGNNILGSGYSLDLYVHPGAGAYICGEETALIESLEGKRGNPRIKPPFPAISGLWNCPTIVNNVESIAAVVPIINDGGDEYAKIGIGKSTGTKLISASGNINKPGVFEIDLGLPVEEFIYSDEYCGGIKNNLELKACVPGGSSVPILPKHLLLKMSDGNPRLMTYESLSEGGFATGSMLGSGGFIVYDEKQCIVRNTWNFTRFYHHESCGQCSPCREGTGWMERVLHNIEYGHGKMEDIDLLWDIQRKIEGNTICPLGDAAAWPVAAAIRHFRHEFEYHVKYPNRVMDEDHVYQPEMKMQSV; from the coding sequence ATGAGCAGAAAATTATTATTAGAACATCTCGACAAACCGAATATTAATACCATCGATGGTTATATTCAGCATGGTGGATACAGGTCATTGGAAAAAGCAATAAAAAAAATGACTCCGGATGAAGTTACCGAGGAAGTAAAAAAATCGGGACTACGTGGTCGTGGAGGAGCGGGATTTGCAACAGGATTAAAGTGGAGTTTTTTGGATAAATCAACCGATAAACCTCGATACTTATTATGTAACGCAGATGAAAGTGAACCGGGAACTTTTAAAGACAGATTATTAATGGAAAAAATTCCTCATTTATTAATTGAGGGAATGATAGTTTCCAGTTATGCATTGGGTTGCAGAACGAGTTACATTTATATACGCGGTGAATATATGTTCATTTTGCGCATTTTAGAAAAGGCAATTGCAGAAGCATATGCAAAAGGTTTTTTAGGAAATAATATTTTGGGTTCAGGGTATTCACTCGATCTATATGTTCACCCGGGAGCAGGAGCATATATCTGCGGAGAAGAAACCGCATTGATAGAATCGCTGGAAGGTAAAAGAGGAAATCCGAGAATTAAACCTCCGTTCCCTGCAATTTCGGGTTTATGGAATTGCCCAACAATTGTAAATAACGTAGAGAGTATTGCAGCAGTTGTTCCAATTATTAATGATGGAGGCGATGAATATGCAAAGATCGGAATAGGAAAATCAACCGGAACAAAATTGATTTCTGCATCAGGTAATATTAATAAACCCGGAGTATTTGAAATTGATCTCGGTTTACCTGTGGAAGAATTTATTTACAGCGATGAATATTGTGGGGGAATAAAAAATAATCTCGAATTAAAAGCATGTGTTCCCGGCGGATCTTCAGTGCCAATTTTGCCTAAACATTTATTATTAAAAATGAGTGATGGAAACCCTCGTTTAATGACCTATGAAAGTTTAAGTGAAGGAGGATTTGCTACAGGATCCATGTTGGGCTCCGGCGGATTTATTGTTTATGATGAAAAACAATGTATCGTTCGCAACACCTGGAATTTTACGCGTTTTTATCACCACGAAAGTTGCGGACAATGTTCACCTTGCCGAGAAGGAACGGGTTGGATGGAACGTGTGCTGCACAATATTGAATATGGTCACGGTAAAATGGAAGACATAGATCTTTTATGGGATATACAGCGCAAAATTGAAGGAAATACTATTTGTCCTTTAGGTGACGCCGCCGCTTGGCCGGTAGCTGCAGCCATTCGCCATTTCCGCCACGAATTTGAATACCATGTTAAATATCCGAACCGCGTTATGGATGAGGATCATGTGTATCAACCGGAGATGAAAATGCAGTCTGTTTAG
- a CDS encoding type II toxin-antitoxin system HigB family toxin encodes MRIFSRSTLRDFWETHPDSQIALADWFNQVKNAEWNNLNEIIHQFSNVSLLKNNRVVFNIKGNKYRLIVWVELERKHVFVKFIGTHADYDKIDANKI; translated from the coding sequence TTGAGAATATTTTCAAGAAGTACATTAAGGGATTTTTGGGAGACACATCCTGATAGTCAGATTGCTTTAGCTGATTGGTTCAATCAGGTGAAGAATGCGGAATGGAATAATCTTAATGAAATAATTCATCAATTTTCAAATGTAAGTCTCTTAAAGAACAATCGGGTTGTTTTTAATATAAAAGGTAATAAATATCGTTTAATAGTTTGGGTTGAATTAGAGAGAAAACATGTATTTGTTAAATTTATCGGCACACATGCAGATTATGATAAAATTGACGCAAACAAAATTTAA
- a CDS encoding ABC transporter ATP-binding protein translates to MFENRVIQKTILRIKDVSKSFGLNTVLKNINGEIYDVRRPGQVQGQICSILGPSGIGKTTLFEIISGVIKPDSGQVFVANEKLIETEPDPEKYLMPNRAGTIGVVYQNYPLFEHLSVYDNLHLGAKQGGIKGKEIETKILSYLDKFGLREHARKYPVQLSGGQRQRVAIAQQLLCSTSILLMDEPFSGLDPKAKAEVCNSIIELAASDEYITIIVVTHDIISAAAISDSIWLMGKNRDNKGELSGGASIQHFYNLVELGLAWRPDIRQDKAFHEFVESMEKLFPVLAGDKIQ, encoded by the coding sequence ATGTTCGAAAATAGAGTGATACAAAAAACAATACTTCGTATTAAAGATGTTTCTAAATCTTTTGGTTTAAATACGGTATTAAAAAATATTAATGGTGAAATTTATGATGTTCGCAGACCAGGTCAGGTGCAAGGGCAAATATGTTCTATTTTGGGACCATCGGGTATTGGCAAAACAACGTTATTTGAAATTATTTCCGGAGTAATTAAACCCGATTCCGGCCAGGTATTCGTAGCAAATGAAAAACTCATCGAAACTGAACCTGATCCCGAAAAATATTTAATGCCAAACAGAGCAGGAACAATCGGAGTTGTATATCAAAATTATCCGTTGTTCGAACATTTAAGTGTATATGATAATTTACATTTAGGTGCAAAACAAGGGGGAATAAAAGGAAAAGAAATAGAAACAAAAATTCTTTCCTATCTGGATAAATTCGGTTTGCGTGAGCATGCGAGAAAATATCCGGTGCAATTATCAGGTGGGCAACGTCAGCGCGTTGCCATTGCCCAACAATTATTATGCAGTACGAGCATATTATTAATGGATGAGCCATTCTCAGGACTCGATCCAAAAGCAAAGGCTGAAGTGTGTAACAGCATAATTGAACTTGCAGCTTCCGACGAATATATCACCATTATTGTAGTAACCCATGATATAATTTCCGCTGCAGCAATTTCGGATAGTATTTGGCTGATGGGTAAAAACCGCGATAATAAAGGAGAACTCAGCGGTGGAGCGAGTATTCAACATTTTTATAATCTTGTGGAACTCGGCCTTGCATGGCGACCTGACATCAGACAAGATAAAGCCTTTCATGAATTTGTTGAATCTATGGAAAAACTTTTTCCTGTACTTGCAGGAGATAAGATACAATAA
- a CDS encoding sigma-70 family RNA polymerase sigma factor: MQNTSDIQANEDLLVNGLQARNTTVLKTVYEKYSSALFGVITRIVNDDHLAEDILQEAFLKIWNNAESYEASKGRLFTWMMNICRNAAIDKMRSKGYKTGKKTTSDETVLYENPTKIYDDIKPDTIGIKDIVNKLKPEWKELVDLIYFKGYTHQEVADELNMPLGTVKTRLRSAITLLRQKI; the protein is encoded by the coding sequence GTGCAGAACACTTCAGACATACAAGCAAACGAAGATTTACTCGTTAATGGTTTACAGGCAAGGAACACAACTGTACTGAAAACCGTTTATGAAAAGTATTCTTCAGCACTATTTGGTGTTATCACACGTATTGTGAACGACGACCATCTGGCAGAGGATATTTTACAGGAGGCGTTCTTAAAAATTTGGAATAACGCAGAGAGTTATGAAGCTTCAAAAGGAAGACTTTTTACCTGGATGATGAATATATGCCGCAATGCCGCTATCGATAAGATGCGCAGTAAGGGATATAAAACCGGAAAAAAAACCACCAGCGATGAAACTGTTCTCTACGAAAATCCAACAAAAATTTACGACGATATTAAACCCGATACAATAGGAATTAAGGATATTGTAAATAAATTGAAACCGGAATGGAAAGAATTGGTAGATCTCATTTATTTTAAGGGATATACACATCAGGAGGTTGCGGATGAGTTAAATATGCCACTTGGGACCGTTAAAACCAGGTTGAGAAGTGCGATCACATTGTTAAGACAAAAAATATAA
- a CDS encoding helix-turn-helix domain-containing protein, with product MNIKAIKTKKDYEEALKRLEEIFFAKPGTKDGDEAEVLGILIDNYEELHFPIDVPDPIEVIKLRMLEKGMNQNDLAEIIGHKTRVSEILNKKRKLNLDMIRNLHEKLNISYETLLKEYKLNI from the coding sequence ATGAACATTAAAGCAATTAAAACAAAAAAGGATTATGAAGAAGCTCTGAAGAGGTTGGAGGAAATATTTTTTGCAAAACCAGGAACCAAAGATGGAGATGAAGCAGAAGTTTTGGGGATATTAATTGATAATTATGAAGAACTACATTTTCCAATTGATGTTCCGGACCCAATTGAAGTGATCAAACTAAGAATGTTGGAAAAGGGAATGAACCAAAATGATCTTGCTGAAATAATAGGACATAAAACCAGAGTCAGTGAGATCTTAAATAAAAAAAGAAAATTAAATTTGGATATGATTCGAAATCTGCATGAAAAATTAAATATTTCTTATGAAACACTTTTAAAAGAGTATAAATTAAATATATAG
- a CDS encoding ABC transporter permease subunit yields the protein MNTNPAKDKTILCLGDSYTIGQSVKTEERFPEQTVKFLQQKKLEFDKPEIVAKTGWTSIDLINAIHQNLLSNDFELLYTNTAEEYKTSLLIFGILPYFVTGMASEVDSMEWQKYSYARTLRMSNWQALYHVVIRGMLHRALEILRQNFAIAWMMITMVESANRENGGIGALLVDQNRFAGNFNGVFAIQFAILLMGILIHVLIGVISRKLFPYAYMKLNKK from the coding sequence ATGAATACGAATCCGGCAAAAGATAAAACAATACTTTGTTTGGGCGATTCATATACCATAGGCCAATCTGTTAAAACAGAGGAAAGATTTCCGGAACAAACAGTAAAATTTCTTCAGCAAAAAAAGCTCGAATTCGACAAACCTGAAATAGTGGCAAAAACGGGTTGGACATCTATAGATCTTATTAATGCCATCCATCAAAATTTATTGAGCAACGATTTTGAATTATTATATACAAACACAGCGGAAGAATATAAAACCTCTTTATTGATATTTGGAATATTACCCTATTTTGTAACAGGAATGGCGAGTGAAGTGGATTCCATGGAATGGCAAAAATATAGTTATGCCCGAACCTTGCGTATGAGTAACTGGCAAGCCTTATATCATGTTGTAATAAGAGGAATGTTACACAGAGCATTGGAAATACTTCGTCAAAATTTTGCCATTGCATGGATGATGATAACGATGGTGGAAAGTGCAAACAGAGAAAACGGGGGCATTGGAGCTTTATTGGTGGATCAAAACAGATTTGCAGGAAATTTTAATGGAGTATTTGCCATTCAATTTGCCATTCTTTTAATGGGTATTCTTATACACGTTTTAATTGGTGTTATCAGCAGGAAATTATTTCCATATGCATACATGAAATTGAATAAAAAATAA